The following coding sequences lie in one Cronobacter universalis NCTC 9529 genomic window:
- a CDS encoding MFS transporter yields MKIKHLRWYMIGLVSLGTIINALARSSLSVSAPTLFTELHINEQQYSWILSAFQFAYTIAQPLCGFFIDVVGLKLGFFIMIIAWSLTNMAHAACHSWGGLAFLRGLMGLSEASAIPAGVKCNSEWFPAKERGIAGGVANIGTSIGAMLAPPLVVWAIMAYNWEMAFVITGALGLVFAVIWWFGYESPARHRALSLEEARLIEDGQEKHLEASGTKPSVMQILRQRNFWGIALPRFLADPAWGTINFWLPVYLMTVRHMPLKDIALFAWLPFLAADFGGMAGGFLNNFMMKRWNISTINARRIGFSAGAVLMLPLSLVGFVESAYVAIGLVSVCAFAHQMLSTQVITMATDLFRRNETSTVSGFAGTAGWTGIFICTLIMGGLVKSVGYNPFFIILSLMDIVGAIILWTFVKARTADNLAAKPVTV; encoded by the coding sequence ATGAAAATTAAACATTTACGCTGGTATATGATAGGCCTGGTGTCGCTGGGCACGATTATAAACGCACTCGCGCGCAGCTCGCTCAGCGTCTCTGCACCGACGCTTTTCACCGAACTGCATATTAATGAGCAACAATATTCCTGGATCTTAAGCGCCTTTCAGTTCGCCTATACGATTGCCCAGCCTCTGTGCGGGTTCTTTATCGACGTGGTAGGCTTAAAGCTCGGCTTTTTCATTATGATTATCGCCTGGTCGCTGACCAATATGGCCCACGCCGCGTGCCACTCGTGGGGCGGGCTGGCCTTTTTACGCGGGCTGATGGGGCTTAGCGAAGCCTCGGCGATCCCGGCGGGCGTGAAGTGCAATTCCGAATGGTTTCCGGCGAAAGAGCGCGGCATTGCCGGGGGTGTTGCGAATATCGGCACGTCGATTGGCGCTATGCTGGCGCCGCCGCTCGTGGTGTGGGCCATCATGGCCTACAACTGGGAAATGGCGTTCGTGATAACCGGCGCGCTCGGGCTTGTCTTTGCGGTAATCTGGTGGTTTGGCTATGAATCGCCCGCACGTCATCGCGCGCTCAGCCTTGAGGAAGCGCGGCTCATTGAAGACGGGCAGGAAAAACATCTGGAAGCCAGCGGCACGAAACCCTCCGTGATGCAGATCCTGCGCCAGCGTAACTTCTGGGGCATCGCGCTGCCGCGCTTTCTGGCCGACCCCGCCTGGGGCACGATCAACTTCTGGCTGCCGGTCTATCTGATGACGGTGCGGCATATGCCGCTTAAAGATATCGCGCTGTTCGCCTGGCTGCCGTTTCTGGCGGCGGATTTCGGCGGCATGGCGGGCGGCTTTCTGAATAATTTCATGATGAAGCGCTGGAACATCTCGACTATTAACGCGCGGCGTATCGGGTTCAGCGCGGGCGCGGTGCTGATGCTGCCGCTGTCGCTGGTGGGCTTTGTGGAGAGCGCCTATGTGGCGATAGGGCTGGTTTCCGTCTGCGCGTTCGCCCATCAGATGCTCTCCACCCAGGTGATTACCATGGCGACCGATCTCTTCCGGCGCAACGAAACCTCCACCGTCAGCGGTTTCGCCGGTACGGCGGGCTGGACGGGCATTTTTATCTGCACGCTTATCATGGGCGGGCTGGTCAAGAGCGTCGGTTACAATCCGTTCTTTATTATTCTGAGCCTGATGGATATCGTCGGCGCGATAATCCTCTGGACGTTCGTGAAGGCGCGCACGGCGGATAATCTGGCCGCGAAGCCTGTCACTGTCTGA
- a CDS encoding MerR family transcriptional regulator, protein MSHFTIEMLSDQCGVSMPNLRAWQRSGLLQPVRDDSGRRYFDYSHLMRIHAILKWLDRGLPLDEVARILKGEQTTRVSQWEVWQEQLLATLEKPSLEKGRAQLLKMGRELPAAMLLDKVVLPLRLWLSHGHASAQLTRRARFDTLIIEYATFLMQTLRKRPASGLVVMAMNSHDPLNVWLEAIRFSGEGFRIDVLQQPVPLPDLTQFAADHYLVYSDVPLTPAQLTLWQQWQLDGMPLFSAGPGFATPPELPDAANLPDEPLCEKAR, encoded by the coding sequence ATGTCTCATTTCACGATCGAAATGCTCTCCGATCAGTGCGGAGTCAGCATGCCTAATTTACGCGCGTGGCAGCGGTCAGGATTACTGCAGCCCGTGCGCGACGACAGCGGCAGACGCTATTTTGACTACAGCCATCTGATGCGCATTCACGCCATCCTGAAATGGCTCGATCGCGGCCTGCCGCTGGATGAAGTCGCCCGCATTCTGAAGGGTGAACAGACGACCCGGGTCAGCCAGTGGGAAGTGTGGCAGGAGCAACTGCTCGCCACGCTTGAGAAACCGAGCCTCGAAAAGGGCCGTGCGCAGCTGCTTAAAATGGGCCGCGAACTGCCCGCCGCGATGCTGCTGGATAAGGTCGTGCTGCCCCTGCGTCTGTGGCTGAGCCACGGCCACGCCAGCGCGCAACTGACACGCCGCGCGCGCTTCGACACGCTGATTATTGAGTACGCCACCTTTTTGATGCAGACGCTGCGCAAGCGTCCGGCCTCCGGGCTGGTGGTTATGGCGATGAACAGCCACGATCCGCTAAACGTCTGGCTGGAAGCGATCCGCTTCTCCGGCGAAGGGTTTCGTATCGATGTTCTGCAACAGCCCGTACCGCTGCCCGATCTCACGCAGTTCGCCGCCGATCACTATCTGGTGTACAGCGATGTGCCGCTCACGCCCGCCCAGCTCACGCTCTGGCAGCAGTGGCAGCTTGACGGTATGCCGCTGTTCAGCGCCGGACCCGGTTTCGCAACGCCGCCTGAGCTACCTGACGCCGCCAACCTTCCCGACGAGCCGCTCTGCGAAAAAGCACGGTAA
- the dcp gene encoding peptidyl-dipeptidase Dcp translates to MPVTTPFSSASTLPYEAPPFDAITDNDYRPAFDEAVRQKRAEVEGIAADPAAPTFENTYLALERSGAMLTRVTHVFFAMTSAHTNDYLQTLDEEFSTELAALADDIHFNETLFARLNTVYEQRDALGLDEESRRLVEVVWQQFMLAGATLGAEQKAQLKALNREAAQLTSQFNQRLLAADKAGGLLVSSHEALAGLSEAEIAAAAQAASEKGLEGRWLIALLNTTQQPALQALERRETREALFKAGWHRTEKGDANDTRALVLRLAQLRAQQAALLGFKDFASWTIADQMAKTPEAALRFMRDIVPAATARANRELADIQQVIDRQNGGFQAEAWDWAFYAEQVRREKYALDDAQIKPYFELDNVLIHGVFYAASTLFGLRFQERTDIPVYHPDVRVWEIFDKDGSGLALFYGDFFARDSKSGGAWMGNFVDQSTLTGHRPVIYNVCNYLKPAAGQPALISWDDVITLFHEFGHTLHGLFASQRYATLSGTSTPRDFVEFPSQINEHWASHPDVFANFARHYQTGEPMPDALREKLFRAARFNKGYDMTELLAAALLDQHWHSLTPQSTPEDVSAFEAAALSQEQIALRAVPPRYRSSYFAHIFGGGYAAGYYAYLWTQMLADDGYQWFVEQGGLTAQNGARFREAILSRGNSSDLEGLWLAWRGHAPRIEPMLENRGLTE, encoded by the coding sequence ATGCCGGTAACCACCCCTTTTTCTTCAGCCAGTACGCTGCCTTACGAGGCGCCGCCGTTCGACGCGATAACGGACAACGACTATCGCCCGGCCTTTGATGAGGCGGTGCGTCAGAAGCGCGCCGAGGTAGAGGGCATCGCCGCCGATCCCGCCGCGCCGACGTTTGAAAATACGTATCTGGCGCTGGAGCGCAGTGGGGCGATGCTGACGCGCGTCACCCACGTTTTTTTCGCGATGACCTCAGCGCACACCAATGATTATCTGCAAACGCTGGATGAAGAATTTTCCACCGAGCTTGCGGCGCTGGCCGATGACATTCACTTTAATGAAACCTTATTCGCGCGGCTCAACACCGTGTATGAACAGCGCGACGCGCTGGGGCTGGATGAGGAATCGCGGCGGCTGGTGGAGGTCGTCTGGCAGCAGTTTATGCTGGCGGGCGCGACGCTCGGCGCGGAGCAAAAAGCGCAGCTTAAAGCGCTTAACCGCGAAGCCGCGCAGCTCACCAGCCAGTTTAACCAGCGCCTGCTGGCGGCGGATAAAGCGGGCGGGCTGCTGGTGTCATCACACGAGGCGCTGGCGGGGCTAAGCGAGGCCGAGATCGCCGCCGCCGCGCAGGCCGCCAGTGAAAAAGGGCTGGAAGGACGTTGGTTGATTGCGCTGCTTAATACCACCCAGCAGCCTGCGCTACAGGCGCTGGAGAGGCGCGAGACGCGCGAGGCGCTCTTTAAGGCGGGCTGGCACCGTACCGAAAAAGGCGACGCCAACGATACCCGCGCGCTGGTGTTGCGTCTGGCGCAGCTGCGCGCGCAGCAGGCGGCGCTGCTCGGCTTTAAGGATTTCGCCTCCTGGACTATCGCCGATCAAATGGCCAAAACGCCGGAGGCGGCGCTGCGCTTCATGCGCGATATCGTGCCGGCGGCGACCGCGCGCGCCAACCGGGAGCTTGCGGATATTCAGCAGGTGATTGACCGCCAGAACGGCGGTTTTCAGGCCGAAGCCTGGGACTGGGCGTTTTATGCCGAACAGGTGCGGCGCGAGAAATACGCGCTCGACGACGCGCAGATCAAACCGTATTTCGAACTCGACAATGTGCTCATCCACGGCGTTTTTTACGCCGCCAGCACGCTGTTCGGGCTTCGTTTCCAGGAACGTACCGACATTCCGGTCTACCACCCGGATGTCCGCGTCTGGGAGATTTTCGATAAAGACGGCAGCGGGCTCGCGCTGTTTTACGGCGATTTCTTCGCCCGCGACAGCAAAAGCGGCGGCGCCTGGATGGGGAATTTTGTTGATCAGTCCACGCTGACTGGCCACAGGCCGGTTATCTACAACGTCTGCAACTACCTCAAGCCCGCCGCCGGTCAGCCTGCGCTCATCTCCTGGGATGACGTTATCACGCTGTTCCACGAATTTGGCCATACGCTGCACGGTCTTTTCGCCAGCCAGCGCTACGCGACGCTCTCCGGCACCAGCACGCCGCGGGATTTCGTGGAGTTCCCGTCGCAAATCAACGAACACTGGGCGAGCCACCCGGACGTTTTCGCGAACTTTGCGCGCCATTATCAGACCGGCGAGCCGATGCCGGACGCGCTTCGCGAAAAACTCTTCCGCGCGGCGCGCTTTAACAAAGGCTATGACATGACCGAGCTGTTAGCCGCGGCGCTGCTCGATCAGCACTGGCACAGCCTGACGCCGCAATCCACACCCGAGGACGTGTCCGCGTTTGAGGCCGCGGCGCTTTCGCAAGAGCAGATAGCGCTGCGGGCCGTGCCGCCGCGCTATCGAAGCAGCTATTTCGCCCACATCTTTGGCGGCGGTTATGCGGCGGGTTATTACGCCTATCTCTGGACGCAGATGCTGGCGGACGACGGCTATCAGTGGTTTGTGGAGCAGGGCGGGTTAACGGCGCAAAACGGCGCGCGCTTTCGCGAGGCGATTCTGTCCCGCGGCAACAGCAGCGATCTGGAAGGGTTGTGGCTCGCGTGGCGAGGTCATGCCCCGCGCATCGAGCCGATGCTGGAAAACCGTGGCTTAACGGAATAA
- the ydfZ gene encoding putative selenium delivery protein YdfZ: protein MMTYDRNRNSITTGSRVMISTTGQTGVIKAIHGDGMTPEQIRRGRTVEVEGCEGKFEPIELIRLGMH, encoded by the coding sequence ATGATGACCTACGATCGCAACCGTAATTCCATTACCACCGGCAGCCGCGTGATGATCAGCACCACCGGGCAGACCGGCGTGATTAAAGCGATTCACGGCGACGGCATGACGCCGGAGCAGATCCGCCGTGGCCGCACCGTTGAGGTGGAAGGTTGCGAAGGGAAATTCGAGCCGATCGAGTTAATTCGTCTGGGTATGCATTAA
- the ydfG gene encoding bifunctional NADP-dependent 3-hydroxy acid dehydrogenase/3-hydroxypropionate dehydrogenase YdfG, producing the protein MIILVTGATAGFGEAITRRFVKNGHKVIATGRRQARLDALKDELGESVLTLQLDVRNRAAIEEAISSLPLEWRDIDVLVNNAGLALGLEPAHKASVEDWENMIDTNNKGLVYMTRAVLPGMVERNRGHVINIGSTAGSWPYAGGNVYGATKAFVRQFSLNLRTDLHGTAVRVTDIEPGLVGGTEFSNVRFKGDDDKAGKTYENTTALSPDDVTEAVWWVATLPPHVNINTVEMMPVSQSFAGLSVHRQ; encoded by the coding sequence ATGATTATTCTGGTTACCGGTGCGACGGCAGGGTTTGGCGAAGCCATTACCCGTCGCTTTGTGAAGAACGGTCATAAAGTCATCGCGACAGGCCGCCGCCAGGCGCGCCTCGACGCGCTAAAGGATGAGCTTGGCGAGAGCGTGCTGACGCTGCAACTGGACGTGCGCAACCGCGCGGCGATCGAAGAAGCCATCAGCAGCCTGCCGCTGGAATGGCGCGATATCGACGTGCTGGTCAACAACGCCGGGCTGGCGCTGGGGCTGGAGCCCGCGCATAAAGCGAGCGTCGAAGACTGGGAAAACATGATTGACACTAACAATAAAGGCCTGGTCTATATGACCCGCGCGGTGCTGCCGGGCATGGTTGAGCGTAACCGCGGCCACGTCATTAACATCGGCTCCACGGCGGGCAGCTGGCCTTACGCGGGCGGCAACGTGTACGGCGCGACCAAAGCGTTTGTGCGCCAGTTCAGCCTGAACCTGCGCACCGATCTGCACGGCACCGCGGTCCGCGTGACGGATATCGAGCCGGGCCTGGTGGGCGGCACCGAATTCTCTAACGTGCGTTTTAAAGGGGACGACGATAAAGCCGGTAAAACCTACGAGAATACCACCGCGCTCTCGCCGGACGATGTGACCGAAGCGGTCTGGTGGGTGGCGACGCTCCCGCCGCATGTGAATATCAACACCGTCGAGATGATGCCGGTCAGCCAGAGCTTCGCCGGGCTCAGCGTGCACCGCCAGTAA
- a CDS encoding mannitol dehydrogenase family protein, translating into MENTLLHANAILPAYHRDALVARIVHLGFGAFHRAHQGVYADILAAEHGSDWGYCEINLIGGEQQIADIRRQDNLYTVAEMSADAWRARVVGVVKHALHAQVDGLEAVFAALCEPQVAIVSLTITEKGYCHSPATGELMLDHPLIAADLARPETPSSAVGVIVEALARRKAAGLAGFSVMSCDNMPENGHVARNVVMAFARAVDASLAAWIEENVTFPSTMVDRIVPAVTPETLDKIEQLTGVRDPAGVACEPFRQWVIEDNFVAGRPAWEKAGAQLVRDVVPFEEMKLRMLNGSHSFLAYLGYLAGYQHINDCMDDANYRHAAHALMLNEQAPTLRVQGVDLARYADLLIERYSNPALRHRTWQIAMDGSQKLPQRWLDSLRWHQAHGSAAPLLTLGVAGWMRYVSGVDEQGDAIEVCDPLLNVIQTAVRASEEGDARVKALLNIREIFGEDLATRTEFVAQVTEAYKLLCENGARATVARYVKAGC; encoded by the coding sequence ATGGAAAATACGCTGCTTCACGCCAACGCCATTCTCCCTGCCTATCACCGCGACGCGCTGGTCGCCCGCATTGTGCATCTTGGTTTTGGCGCGTTTCACCGCGCGCACCAGGGGGTTTATGCCGATATTCTTGCCGCCGAACACGGCAGCGACTGGGGTTACTGTGAAATTAACCTGATTGGCGGCGAGCAGCAGATCGCCGATATCCGCCGTCAGGATAATCTCTACACCGTGGCGGAGATGTCCGCCGACGCCTGGCGCGCCCGCGTGGTGGGCGTGGTGAAACACGCGCTCCATGCGCAGGTGGATGGCCTGGAAGCCGTCTTCGCCGCGCTGTGTGAGCCGCAGGTGGCGATTGTCTCGCTCACCATTACTGAAAAAGGCTACTGCCATTCGCCCGCGACAGGCGAGCTGATGCTGGATCATCCGCTTATCGCCGCCGATCTCGCGCGCCCTGAGACGCCGTCATCCGCCGTTGGGGTGATTGTGGAGGCGCTGGCGCGCCGCAAAGCCGCCGGGCTTGCGGGGTTCAGCGTGATGTCCTGCGACAATATGCCGGAAAACGGGCATGTGGCCCGCAACGTCGTGATGGCCTTCGCCCGCGCCGTGGACGCCAGTCTGGCGGCGTGGATCGAGGAGAACGTGACGTTCCCGTCCACAATGGTGGACCGGATTGTGCCAGCGGTGACGCCGGAAACGCTCGATAAAATCGAACAGCTGACCGGCGTGCGCGACCCGGCGGGTGTGGCCTGCGAGCCGTTCCGCCAGTGGGTGATTGAAGATAATTTTGTGGCGGGCCGCCCGGCGTGGGAAAAGGCGGGGGCGCAGCTGGTACGCGATGTGGTGCCGTTCGAGGAGATGAAGCTGCGTATGCTTAACGGCAGCCACTCGTTCCTGGCGTATCTCGGCTATCTGGCGGGGTATCAGCACATCAACGACTGCATGGACGATGCGAACTACCGCCATGCCGCGCATGCGCTGATGCTTAACGAGCAGGCCCCGACGCTCCGCGTGCAGGGCGTTGATCTGGCGCGTTACGCGGATCTGCTGATTGAGCGCTACAGCAATCCGGCGCTGCGGCACCGCACCTGGCAGATCGCGATGGACGGCAGCCAGAAACTGCCGCAGCGCTGGCTTGACTCTCTGCGCTGGCATCAGGCGCACGGCAGCGCGGCGCCGCTGCTGACGCTCGGCGTGGCGGGCTGGATGCGCTACGTGAGCGGCGTCGATGAGCAGGGCGATGCGATTGAAGTCTGCGATCCGCTGCTGAATGTTATTCAGACGGCGGTACGCGCGAGCGAAGAGGGCGACGCGCGGGTGAAAGCGCTGCTGAACATTCGCGAGATTTTTGGCGAGGACCTGGCGACGCGGACAGAATTTGTGGCGCAGGTGACGGAGGCGTATAAGCTTTTGTGTGAGAACGGCGCCAGAGCAACGGTGGCGCGGTATGTGAAAGCGGGGTGTTGA
- the mgtS gene encoding protein MgtS gives MPGAADLFICMPGIVLLVGFLAAYCSNKWDD, from the coding sequence ATGCCGGGTGCCGCGGATCTGTTTATCTGTATGCCGGGAATTGTATTACTGGTGGGGTTTCTTGCCGCGTATTGCAGCAACAAATGGGATGACTGA
- a CDS encoding GntR family transcriptional regulator — MAAETPLNPTQPVSQQIYRILRRDIVHCLIPPGTPLSEKEVSVRFDVSRQPVREAFIKLAENGLIQIRPQRGSFVNKISLRQVRNGCFVRQAIERAVVQRAAGMVTDADLYQLEQNLNQQRTAIDRKQLSDFFQLDDEFHHRLTQVADCQLAWDTVENIKATIDRVRYMSLDHVSPPEMLLRQHNDIFHALERRDPQAADETMRLHLQEISESVLLIRQENRDWFTEE, encoded by the coding sequence ATGGCCGCTGAAACTCCGCTCAACCCGACCCAGCCGGTGAGCCAACAGATTTACCGCATCCTGCGCCGCGATATCGTGCATTGTCTGATCCCGCCAGGCACGCCGCTCTCTGAAAAGGAAGTCTCGGTGCGCTTTGACGTGTCGCGCCAGCCGGTGCGTGAGGCGTTTATCAAGCTTGCCGAAAACGGGTTGATTCAGATCCGCCCGCAGCGCGGCAGTTTTGTGAATAAGATTTCGCTGCGCCAGGTGCGCAACGGCTGTTTTGTGCGCCAGGCCATTGAGCGGGCCGTGGTGCAACGGGCGGCGGGCATGGTGACCGACGCGGATCTCTATCAGCTTGAGCAAAACCTTAATCAGCAGCGCACGGCCATCGACCGCAAGCAGCTGAGCGATTTTTTTCAGCTTGACGACGAATTTCACCACCGCCTGACGCAGGTCGCCGACTGCCAGCTCGCCTGGGACACCGTGGAAAACATCAAAGCGACCATCGACCGGGTGCGTTATATGAGCCTCGATCACGTCTCCCCGCCGGAAATGCTGCTGCGCCAGCATAACGATATCTTTCACGCGCTGGAGCGCCGCGACCCGCAGGCCGCCGATGAAACCATGCGCCTGCACTTGCAGGAGATCAGCGAATCGGTATTGCTGATCCGTCAGGAAAACCGCGACTGGTTCACCGAAGAGTAA